Proteins encoded by one window of Chondromyces crocatus:
- a CDS encoding GMC oxidoreductase has translation MDEQRTAFDFDYIVVGSGFGGSVAAHRLTEKGYRVAVLEMGLRWTPETMPKTSWSVFRWVWRPELAMRGFFNLHLFRHVMILHGCAVGGGSITYANTLLLPPAKVWSMGSWAGLSDWAGEMPAHYEEASRMLGVIENRILGPADLLLKRAADAAGVGETFYRTRVAVFQAPEGEVGGKTVPDPFFGGEGPPRTTCIACGGCMMGCRFGAKNTLDQNYLYLAERHGAEVRPETKVVDIRPLGGAEDGRLGYEVHTVKSTAWLRKQPARLTCRGVVVAASSLGTMELFFRLKDQGSLPRLSDHLGDQVRTNSESLIGVRIPDSDEDLSAGIAIGSGIYIDENTHIEATRYPEGSDAMALMGTLLTRGRPGIARVGAWIVTLVLALLRHPLKTLRLLWPGKWARESVILLCMQALDGHIDMRWRRRWFWPFRKVLVSEGEKIPTNIPAANDFAEKMAQVSGGTAMSTVSEVLFDIPSTAHCLGGCIIGDSPQNGVVDHRHRVFGYRNLYVCDGSVIGSNLGVNPSLTITALSERAMSYIPAKAAQRWDDEAVVRPLPSQVGVQVPVDLIEQPKAPVTKEAEEAG, from the coding sequence AGGCTTCGGGGGGAGCGTCGCGGCGCACCGGCTGACCGAGAAGGGCTATCGGGTCGCGGTGCTCGAGATGGGTCTGCGGTGGACGCCGGAGACCATGCCGAAGACGAGCTGGTCCGTGTTCCGCTGGGTGTGGCGGCCCGAGCTGGCGATGCGGGGGTTCTTCAACCTGCACCTGTTCCGGCACGTGATGATCCTGCACGGCTGCGCGGTGGGCGGCGGGTCGATCACCTACGCGAACACCCTGCTGCTGCCGCCGGCGAAGGTGTGGAGCATGGGCTCCTGGGCGGGGCTCTCCGACTGGGCCGGGGAGATGCCCGCCCACTACGAGGAGGCCAGCCGCATGCTCGGGGTGATCGAGAACCGGATCCTCGGGCCCGCGGACCTTCTGCTGAAGCGAGCCGCCGACGCAGCGGGGGTGGGCGAGACGTTCTACCGGACGCGGGTGGCGGTGTTCCAGGCGCCCGAGGGGGAGGTGGGCGGCAAGACGGTGCCCGACCCGTTTTTCGGTGGAGAAGGCCCGCCGCGCACGACGTGCATCGCCTGCGGGGGATGCATGATGGGGTGTCGGTTCGGAGCGAAGAACACGCTCGATCAGAACTACCTCTACCTGGCCGAGCGGCATGGGGCGGAGGTGAGGCCAGAGACGAAGGTGGTGGACATCCGGCCGCTCGGGGGCGCGGAGGATGGGCGCCTCGGGTACGAGGTGCACACGGTGAAGTCGACGGCCTGGCTGCGGAAGCAGCCCGCGCGGCTGACGTGTCGGGGGGTGGTGGTGGCAGCCTCGTCGCTCGGAACGATGGAGCTGTTCTTCCGGCTGAAGGACCAGGGATCGCTGCCGCGCTTGAGCGATCACCTGGGAGACCAGGTGCGGACGAACTCGGAGTCCCTGATCGGGGTGCGCATTCCCGACAGCGACGAGGATCTCTCGGCTGGGATCGCCATCGGTTCGGGGATCTACATCGACGAGAACACGCACATCGAAGCGACGCGGTACCCGGAAGGGTCGGACGCGATGGCGCTGATGGGCACGCTGCTCACGCGCGGCCGTCCAGGAATCGCGCGGGTGGGGGCGTGGATCGTGACGCTCGTGCTGGCGCTGCTCCGGCACCCGCTGAAGACGCTGCGGCTCCTGTGGCCCGGGAAGTGGGCGCGCGAGTCCGTGATCCTGCTCTGCATGCAGGCGCTGGACGGGCACATCGACATGCGCTGGCGGCGACGGTGGTTCTGGCCCTTCCGGAAGGTGCTGGTCAGCGAGGGGGAGAAGATCCCGACGAACATCCCCGCAGCGAACGACTTCGCCGAGAAGATGGCGCAGGTGTCGGGTGGCACGGCGATGAGCACGGTGTCGGAGGTGCTGTTCGACATCCCGAGCACGGCGCACTGCCTGGGGGGATGCATCATCGGGGACTCGCCGCAGAACGGGGTGGTCGATCATCGGCACCGGGTGTTCGGGTACAGAAATCTGTACGTGTGCGATGGATCGGTGATCGGGTCGAACCTGGGGGTGAACCCGAGCTTGACGATCACGGCGCTGTCGGAGCGGGCGATGAGCTACATCCCGGCGAAGGCGGCGCAGCGCTGGGACGATGAGGCGGTGGTGCGCCCGCTGCCGTCACAGGTCGGTGTGCAGGTGCCCGTGGACCTCATCGAACAGCCCAAAGCGCCGGTGACGAAGGAGGCTGAAGAGGCGGGGTGA